In Desulfobacterales bacterium, the DNA window GGTGAATAAAAACGTCGATATGTAAAAGCCAAACAGATAAGAGAATAAAAAATATCCCATGGTCAGCCCAAGGACCGTATAAGAATGTTGCGGGCTGAAACGTCCCTTCTTAGAGATGGCGGTTTTTTCAACCGGCATATCTTCATTTTTTTCCGGTATTAATCCAAATAACCGAAACTCCGTATCTTTCTTCATGGCCTGATGAAGCGCCGGGGGCAGAAATCCACTGATGAGATATAAAGCGACCATTACCAATCCCGGTCCGGCAATGACCAACGGAAAAATCTTTCCGATAAACTGGAACTTGAATGAGCCGAAAAAAATCAATGCGAAAAATCCCAGGCAGAATAATAACAACCCGAATTCGTGTTTTGAAAACTCAGCTTTGCCGATTCTGATGTTCATGGCTCTCCCCTGTAAAGCCTGACATGCGTCAGCATGGCAGCGACACACTATCATTCCGGCCGGCCAGGTAGACGCTGCCGGCAGGATAAAGGAGGACCCCGTTTGGCGTGCGCGAGATCCTCCCTTAACCAATTAACCGGTTTATGGGCCACCGGAAAAAATTAAA includes these proteins:
- a CDS encoding tripartite tricarboxylate transporter TctB family protein; its protein translation is MNIRIGKAEFSKHEFGLLLFCLGFFALIFFGSFKFQFIGKIFPLVIAGPGLVMVALYLISGFLPPALHQAMKKDTEFRLFGLIPEKNEDMPVEKTAISKKGRFSPQHSYTVLGLTMGYFLFSYLFGFYISTFLFTVSYLFIFRKDRKNLTSMISNLFLLAILMAMVYIFDYSFGYDFGKAAISKFL